CACGCGTCGAGCGCATCGAGCGGCGCGATGAGCGTGCGGCCGACGTCGGTGAGCCCGTACTCCACCCGCGGCGGCACCTCCGGGTGCACGGTGCGGGTCACGAGCCCGTCGCGCTCGAGTCCGCGCAGGGTCTGGGTGAGCATCTTCTGGCTCACGCCCTCGATGCGCCGGGCGAGCTCGCTGAACCTCATCGGCCCGTGCGCGAGGGAGCCGACCACCAGCACCGTCCACCGATCACCGATGCGGTCGAGCACCTGGCGGCTCGGGCAGTTCGCGGCGTACGGGTCGACCGTCGGCGCGTCCGGCTCTCTGGCCTGCATGCTCACCTCTGGGTAAGTACGGCACTTCAAGGTGCCTGCTCTCCGATGGGAAGTGGCATCAGCGTACGCCGGTTGTGCACGCCGAGC
This Frankiales bacterium DNA region includes the following protein-coding sequences:
- a CDS encoding MarR family transcriptional regulator, with the protein product MQAREPDAPTVDPYAANCPSRQVLDRIGDRWTVLVVGSLAHGPMRFSELARRIEGVSQKMLTQTLRGLERDGLVTRTVHPEVPPRVEYGLTDVGRTLIAPLDALDAWARHNLPQIERSRTRYDQARG